In the genome of Ammospiza nelsoni isolate bAmmNel1 chromosome 7, bAmmNel1.pri, whole genome shotgun sequence, one region contains:
- the ITGB6 gene encoding integrin beta-6: MGIELLCLCFLFLQRNNYVQGACSQESTVTCEDCLLSGPHCAWCLQENYTDSFGIHGRCDTLENLLSKGCQLNLIEFPISEVEIHRNDPLTASSQKNSSDVTQISPQKLTLRLRPGHEETIQIKVRQTEDYPIDLYYLMDLSASMDDDLNTIKELGSTLSKEMSKLTSNFRLGFGSFVEKPVSPFIKTTAAEISNPCRTVPYECLPTFGYKNVLPLTNDAEKFNKIVKGQRISANIDTPEGGFDAIMQAAVCKEKIGWRNDSLHLLVFVSDADSHFGMDSKLAGIVIPNDGNCHLDHNNEYSMSTVQEYPTIGQLIDKLVQNNVLLIFAVTNEQVHIYENYAKLIPGATVGRLQKDSGNILQLIISAYQELRSEVELEILGETEGLNLSFTAICNNGTFFPHQRKCSHVKVGNTVSFNVTVSLSSCEKTRRLIKIKPVGLSDVLEMEIHPLCSCECQAKAEKQSPKCSQGKGSLECGVCVCSPGYVGLRCECHESSLGASSCRGPAEQSSCSGRGDCYCGQCLCHPSPYGKVYGPRCECNDFSCVRHRGLQCAGNGDCDCGECRCHSGWTGEYCNCTTDTSTCIAEDGTLCSGRGECICGTCACTHPAASGQTCEKCPLCGDPCSSRWSCVECHLAADDKSLRDCSEKCKLVDATVSMQKDYSEDKSISCSLQGENECITTFLLAVDEQGRTVIHNIEQKDCAQHPNIPMIVVGVTLAVLLIGIVLLCIWKLLVSLQDRKEVAKFEAEKSKVKWQTETNPLYRGSTTTFKNVTYKNQDMHKRPMAAGFY, encoded by the exons ATGGGGATTGAATTGCTTTGCCTCTGTTTCCTATTTCTGCAAAGAAATAACTATGTGCAAG GGGCCTGTTCTCAGGAAAGCACAGTGACTTGTGAAGATTGTTTGCTTTCCGGACCACACTGCGCTTGGTGTTTGCAAGAG AATTACACAGACTCATTTGGAATTCACGGGAGGTGTGATACCCTGGAAAATCTTTTGTCCAAAGGATGCCAGCTGAATTTGATTGAGTTTCCCATTTCAGAAGTAGAAATTCACAGGAATGATCCCCTAACTGCATCATCCCAGAAGAACAGTTCTGATGTCACACAGATTTCTCCCCAGAAATTAACTCTGAGGCTGCGACCAG GACATGAGGAAACAATACAGATCAAGGTTCGCCAGACTGAAGATTATCCAATTGATCTCTACTACCTCATGGATCTTTCAGCCTCCATGGATGATGATCTGAACACAATCAAAGAACTGGGTTCAACTCTTTCCAAAGAGATGTCAAAACTGACAAGCAACTTTAGACTCGGGTTTGGATCTTTTGTTGAAAAACCAGTTTCACCGTTTATCAAAACTACAGCTGCAGAAATAAGCAACCCTTGCAG AACTGTACCCTATGAGTGCTTACCCACCTTTGGatataaaaatgttttgccaCTAACAAATGATGCTGAAAAATTCAACAAAATTGTGAAAGGACAGCGAATTTCTGCTAATATAGACACTCCAGAGGGAGGATTTGATGCAATTATGCAGGCAGCTGTTTGCAAG gaaaaaattGGCTGGAGGAATGATTCTCTACATTTGCTGGTGTTTGTGAGTGATGCTGATTCCCATTTTGGGATGGACAGTAAACTGGCAGGGATTGTTATTCCTAATGATGGGAACTGTCATTTGGACCACAATAATGAATATTCCATGTCAACTGTTCAG gAGTATCCAACAATTGGACAATTAATTGACAAACTTGTGCAAAACAATGTTCTATTAATTTTTGCTGTAACAAATGAGCAAGTTCACATATATGAG AATTATGCAAAGCTTATTCCTGGAGCTACTGTTGGACGACTACAGAAGGATTCTGGAAATATTCTCCAGCTGATCATTTCTGCATATCAG gaGCTGAGGTCTGAGGTTGAATTGGAGATCCTGGGAGAGACAGAAGGGCTCAATCTCTCCTTCACGGCCATCTGTAACAATGGCACCTTTTTTCCACATCAGAGGAAATGCTCTCATGTGAAAGTGGGAAATACA GTCTCTTTCAATGTGACTGTTAGTCTCTCTTCGTGTGAAAAAACCAGAAGGCTTATCAAGATAAAACCTGTGGGCCTCAGCGACGTGCTGGAGATGGAAATtcatcccctctgcagctgcgaGTGCCAGGCCAAGGCCGAGAAGCAGAGCCCGAAGTGCAGCCAAGGGAAAGGCTCCCTGGAGTGCGGGGTGTGCGTGTGCAGCCCCGGCTACGTGGGGCTGCGCTGCGAGTGCCACGAGAGCTCACTCGGTGCCAGCTCCTGCCGGGGCCCAGCcgagcagagctcctgcagcgGCAGAGGCGACTGCTACTGcgggcagtgcctgtgccaccCGTCCCCGTATGGAAAGGTCTACGGGCCACGCTGCGAGTGCAATGACTTCTCGTGCGTCCGGCACCGCGGCCTGCAGTGCGCAG GCAATGGTGACTGTGACTGTGGGGAATGCAGGTGCCACAGTGGATGGACTGGTGAATACTGTAATTGCACAACTGATACCAGCACCTGCATTGCCGAGGATGGGACACTGTGCAGTGGGAGAGGTGAATGCATCTGTGGGACGTGTGCTTGCACCCATCCAGCGGCTTCAGGCCAAACGTGTGAAAAATGCCCCCTCTGCGGTGACCCCTGCAGTTCCAGATG gagctgtgtggaATGTCACTTGGCTGCTGATGACAAGTCACTGAGAGATTGCAGTGAAAAATGCAAATTGGTTGATGCAACTGTCAGCATGCAAAAGG aTTATTCAGAGGATAAATCCATTTCCTGCTCTTTGCAGGGGGAAAATGAGTGTATAACCACATTTCTACTGGCTGTGGATGAACAGGGAAGGACAGTCATTCACAACATAGAACAGAAAG ATTGTGCACAGCATCCAAATATCCCAATGATAGTGGTGGGTGTCACCCTTGCTGTCCTTCTCATTGGCATTGTTTTACTTTGCATATGGAAATTACTGGTGTCACTTCAAGACCGAAAAGAGGTGGCCAAGtttgaagcagaaaaatcaaaagTTAAATGGCAAACG gAAACAAATCCACTGTACAGAGGCTCAACAaccacttttaaaaatgtgactTACAAGAACCAAGATATGCATAAAAGACCCATGGCTGCAGGCTTCTATTAG